A single window of Colletotrichum higginsianum IMI 349063 chromosome 8, whole genome shotgun sequence DNA harbors:
- a CDS encoding NOSIC domain-containing protein yields the protein MAAINYLLYEAPMGYGVFHIEHQPDSIGLRQKEAQESIADLARFGKMVKLVNFTPFDTGKQALDEINHISEGLMSDHLKSVLELNLPQTSGKKSRITVAVAEKNLASVIKSTFPGVDCETSETSEVAGDLLRGVRLHADRLLKGLQTGDSTAAGLGLGHSYSRAKVKFSTTKNDNHVIQASATVEFQDKGVNQFFMRVREWYGWHFPELVKIVSDNLTYAKLVLAIGDKATLTDDRLHDIAALVEEDGEKAQAIIDAAKVSMGLTIMPADLEIVKGFAEAVVAQAEARRSTANYLDKKMSIVAPNLQTLIGTPVAAKLISHAGSLTNLSKYPASTLQILGAEKALFRALKTKSNTPKYGLIYHSSFIGKAAVKNKGRISRYLANKCSIASRIDNYTENPTTKFGEALRQQVEDRLEFYATGKKPAKNADVMASVLEQVEGDITLDDAEMVDAVAPEVKKEKKEKSKDKKEKKDKKDKEKKRKRESDVGAAAEPEKADGEKKKKKKKSKDE from the exons ATGGCCGCGATCAACTACCTCCTCTACGAGGCGCCCATGGGCTACGGTGTGTTCCACATCGAGCACCAGCCCGACAGCATTGGCCTGCGCCAGAAGGAGGCCCAGGAGTCCATTGCCGACCTTGCCCGCTTCGGCAAGATGGTCAAGCTCGTCAACTTCACCCCTTTTGA CACCGGAAAGCAGGCATTGGACGAGATCAACCACATCTCTGAGGGTCTCATGTCGGACCACCTTAAGTCGGTCCTTGAGCTCAACCTCCCCCAGACGAGCGGCAAGAAGAGCAGAATCAccgtcgccgtggccgagaaGAACCTGGCCTCTGTGATCAAGTCCACCTTCCCCGGTGTCGACTGCGAAACCTCCGAGACCTCtgaggtcgccggcgacctcctcCGTGGCGTCCGCCTGCACGCTGACCGCCTCCTCAAGGGCCTGCAGACGGGCGActcgaccgccgccggcctcggcctgggccacTCGTACTCGCGCGCCAAGGTGAAGTTCAGCACCACCAAGAACGACAACCACGTCATTCAGGCCAGCGCCACCGTCGAGTTCCAGGACAAGGGCGTCAACCAGTTCTTCATGCGCGTGCGCGAGTGGTACGGCTGGCACTTCCCCGAGCTCGTCAAGATTGTCTCGGACAACCTGACCTACGCCAAGCTCGTgctcgccatcggcgacaAGGCCACCCTCACGGACGACCGCCTGcacgacatcgccgccctcgtcgaggaggacggcgagaaggcCCAGGCCATtatcgacgccgccaaggtgTCCATGGGCCTGACTATCATGCCCGCTGAcctcgagatcgtcaagggcttcgccgaggccgtcgttgCCCAGGCCGAGGCTCGCCGCTCGACCGCCAACTACCTCGACAAGAAGATGTCCATTGTCGCACCCAACCTGCAGACCCTCATCGGCACCCCCGTTGCCGCCAAGCTCATCTCGCACGCCGGCTCCCTGACGAACCTGTCAAAGTACCCGGCCTCGACGCTCCAgatcctcggcgccgagaaggccctCTTCCGCGCCCTCAAGACCAAGAGCAACACCCCCAAGTATGGTCTCATCTACCACTCCAGCTTCatcggcaaggccgccgtcaagaACAAGGGCCGCATCTCCCGCTACCTGGCCAACAAGTGCTCCATCGCCTCCCGTATCGACAACTACACCGAGAACCCCACCACCAAGTTCGGTGAGGCTCTGCGCCAGCAGGTCGAGGACCGCCTCGAGTTCTACGCCACCGGCAAGAAGCCCGCCAAGAACGCCGATGTTATG GCCTCCGTTctggagcaggtcgagggcgacatcacgctcgacgacgccgagatggtcgacgccgtcgcgccCGAGGTtaagaaggagaagaaggaaaagtccaaggacaagaaggagaagaaggataagaaggacaaggagaagaagcgcaagcgcgagtccgacgtcggcgccgccgccgagcccgaaAAGGCTGAcggagaaaagaagaagaagaagaagaagtccaaggacgagtaa